One stretch of Amycolatopsis tolypomycina DNA includes these proteins:
- a CDS encoding pseudouridine-5'-phosphate glycosidase, with translation MTTALSLHEEVASALRDGHPVVALESTILSHGLPPGRNLDVARRLEGVVRDGGAVPATIAVLDGRVVVGLSPAELERVCAPDAGLDKLSLRDLGPAAGLGRSGATTVASTSALAAAAGIGMFATGGLGGVHVGAAQSWDVSADLGVLAKVPTVVVCSGVKSVLDIPATLEVLETNSVPVLGYRTDDFPAFYLRSSGHQVGWRVDDPKQAAAVIDAHRAYAGSGVLLANPIPEASEMDKELHDRLLAEGLALVEEQGVHGADVTPVLLEHFHTASGGVSIDANEALVLNNAKLATEVAVALA, from the coding sequence GTGACTACCGCACTCTCGCTGCACGAAGAGGTCGCCTCGGCGCTGCGTGACGGGCACCCCGTCGTCGCGCTGGAGAGCACCATCCTGTCCCACGGCCTGCCGCCGGGCCGCAACCTCGACGTCGCCCGCCGCCTCGAAGGCGTGGTCCGCGACGGCGGCGCCGTCCCGGCCACGATCGCGGTGCTCGACGGCCGGGTCGTCGTCGGCCTCTCCCCCGCCGAGCTCGAGCGCGTCTGCGCGCCGGACGCCGGCCTGGACAAGCTCTCGCTGCGCGACCTCGGCCCGGCTGCCGGCCTCGGCCGCTCGGGCGCGACGACGGTGGCGAGCACGTCGGCGCTGGCCGCCGCGGCCGGGATCGGCATGTTCGCCACCGGCGGGCTCGGCGGCGTGCACGTCGGCGCGGCGCAGTCCTGGGACGTCTCGGCCGACCTCGGCGTGCTCGCGAAGGTGCCGACCGTGGTCGTCTGCTCCGGCGTGAAGTCGGTGCTCGACATCCCGGCCACCCTCGAGGTGCTGGAGACGAACTCGGTGCCGGTGCTGGGCTACCGCACCGACGACTTCCCCGCGTTCTACCTGCGTTCGTCGGGGCACCAGGTCGGCTGGCGGGTCGACGACCCGAAGCAGGCCGCCGCCGTGATCGACGCGCACCGCGCGTACGCGGGTTCCGGTGTCCTGCTGGCCAACCCGATCCCCGAAGCGTCCGAAATGGACAAGGAACTGCACGACCGGCTGCTCGCCGAGGGCCTCGCGCTCGTCGAGGAGCAGGGCGTGCACGGCGCCGACGTCACGCCGGTGCTGCTGGAGCACTTCCACACCGCCAGCGGCGGCGTGAGCATCGACGCGAACGAAGCACTGGTGCTGAACAACGCCAAGCTCGCCACCGAGGTCGCGGTGGCGCTGGCATGA
- a CDS encoding HD domain-containing protein — protein MRWPDAIGKLGGTSDAWPRLEARYTEPHRRYHTLDHAAAVARDSAWLAEGLGDTDRAIVAVAAWTHDVVYDAKPGEDERASAKWAREALEGVAEAHVERVESLILATIGHDAPPDDLLATALLDADLAILGAAEEQYAAYARAVREEYAKYPDDVWRQGRIAVLEGMLARELYRSEAARTRWASAAERNLTTELTHWRGERTDHR, from the coding sequence ATGCGCTGGCCGGACGCGATCGGCAAGCTCGGCGGCACGTCCGACGCCTGGCCGCGGCTCGAAGCCCGCTACACCGAGCCCCACCGCCGCTACCACACCCTGGACCACGCGGCCGCCGTCGCGCGCGACTCCGCCTGGCTGGCCGAAGGCCTCGGCGACACCGACCGCGCGATCGTCGCCGTCGCGGCCTGGACGCACGACGTCGTGTACGACGCGAAGCCCGGCGAAGACGAACGCGCCAGCGCGAAGTGGGCTCGCGAAGCGCTGGAAGGCGTGGCCGAAGCACACGTCGAGCGCGTCGAAAGCCTGATCCTCGCCACGATCGGCCACGACGCACCGCCCGACGACCTCCTGGCCACCGCCCTGCTCGACGCCGACCTGGCGATCCTCGGCGCGGCCGAAGAGCAGTACGCGGCCTACGCCCGCGCAGTGCGCGAGGAGTACGCGAAGTACCCCGACGACGTCTGGCGCCAAGGGCGCATCGCCGTCTTGGAAGGAATGCTCGCGCGCGAGCTCTACCGCAGCGAAGCCGCGCGAACACGCTGGGCGAGCGCCGCCGAACGGAACCTCACCACCGAGCTGACCCACTGGCGCGGCGAGCGGACCGATCACCGATGA